CAGTAAGCTTAAACAAGTCCATATTGCCCCTATGAAATTACAGATAAACAATTTATGTGTACGTGCCATGGGCATACGATAGCAGCCTACATGGTTtcaaaaaaggaaataaaattaACCAGACAAGAAAATTTTGGATATCATCGCGTAAATAACATGTAGGACTGAAGAGGATTTCAGTTTTCACTGAACAGAGTTTTTACCATGCAACAGCTTTAGGTCGGAAAGTGAAATTGAACTTAAATCACTTGCTAAAATCAAATAAGGAGTGGGCAGTGTTAATAAGATGTGGAGGGAAATTTGGAAGCATAGGAACAACTGTTTGTGGCAGTGTGCAACTCTGTATGTGGCAGCGGTGATCCAATCAGTAGCAAATGAAGGTGCACTTTGGTGCTTGCCTGGAGTTTCAAAGCTTCGAAACCTGTTTGCTAGGTCGATAGCCCTTGCGACTTAACTAGGTCATTCGGTTTGTTTGGTTCTTTTGTAAGACATGACGGTGTTTAGGGAGTGGGATTTTTTCTAAACTCCCCTGTGCCGCACCGCCCCTACACAGATCTCCTGCGTGttcgagaaaagaaaaaggtgtGGAGGGTCTTGCACTTTACCAGCATTATATTGCAGCCAAAAGTGGCCGCACAGCTAAATTGGAAAGACTGGCGATCATTCAAATGGCATTTACTAGTGAGATTTAATAGGATGCGTCTGGACTAAATATCATTTATTACTAATACTAGAACTGTATGAACAACAATAACTGATTGTATCAATGACCTTAAGCGGAAGAAATAAGAGAAATGACAAGAAACCCACCTCATCTAATGCATCTTCCAAAAATCCAGGAGAAAGCTGCCTTCTTTGCCTGGCAGGCTGTGTGTACTTGCGgctaaccttttcttttttgcgtTGAAGAATTGAATGGGCTCGAATATTTTGGCCCAAGGCCTGCATATTGAAAAGGGACAAACTTCATTCAAAATGCATATATAACAAGTTTAGAACAGAAAGGAAATACAGCAAAGCATGGAACAGGATTAAATGCATTTACTAAATCGGCATGTCAACTATTTGGTTATTGCGCCTTCACAAAAGGAAACTTAACCCTATGTGATTTACTTTTTGTGAAAAGTTCACTGGAGCAAGCCACAATAAATGCTATGCAGCGTAGCAGTAAGAACAAATCATGTTACAATAACTTTTAGACTCTCAAATCAAAGCTGAAACTCACAGGATCTAGAACGCGTGTTGAACTGCCACAGAAATTGAGCTAATTAATGCTTGCTTATGCATTGGAGAAAAACATGAAAACACACAAACAAGAGAATTTGCTGAATACAAATTGCAGTATTGTTGGAAAATGGGACCTGATATCACATTGATATTTGTTGGAATGACGACATAAATTTCTTACATCTTAGAACTCATCCTCTCATcataaaaggaagaaaaaaaacagagaaagcaACAAGATTGTGGAACTCATTCAAATGATTTCATAATGATTACATCTTTATTTTTAGGATAAATATGATGAAAATCTTGCTCTTTACCATTCAAGAGATTTACAATCAACATGCCAAGATTTGCATGTAATGTTTTTAGACACTGGAGAATCGTCAATTTACCAACTATAGCTAAAAATGTTATCACATGTTTGTGATCCAAGAAAAACAATTTGCTTGCTGATTGTCATGCTCTAAATTTGCTTGCTGATTATCCTGCTCTAAAAGCATCAACTGTCCTCTCAATTATTTTATATAGTGATCCTGACTAGCTATGCGCCCAAGAATAATCAAATTTGAAGCTCATATTTCCATGAAGAAGACCATTATTGTAGCTTGCAACATTAGTTAGTACTTTAGTAGCATTTCCTTAATGGTACTAGCTTACCAGTTATGCTCATATTCACTTGTTTGTCAGTTATCTGGTACAAATTCAGTATCTGCTCAAATCTCTCATGGTCAGATACCAAATTATATTTACTTAATTTGAAGTTTGCATTCTGACTATCTTGCTGATTATTCTACTCTATTAAGTATTACATGCATCCAACTCCTATAATCTAAAGAAATAAgggaaaaaatataaatgttcATGTTACGTCAAGCCCAATGGCTATCCCCtatagaaaaaaatggaaagtgAGTATAACACAACACAAATCATGTTGTTTTTGACATAGGAACCATATCAGAAGCAGCATTGGGACAAAAGTAAGTCATACACATGTCATTCAGTGTTGCATATACATCCAATGAATTAAGAAATGGAGTTTTTGGTTACCCTTTCTTTTTCCTGCTTCACTTTCTCAGGATCCTTAGATTCGATCCATTTTTGCATCTTAACAGTTTTCTTATTCTGAGAATCAACAAGAGCAGTTAATAAACGATGTGATTTCGAAGACAAGGAAGATGGCATGAATCTCATTTTCCGTAAGAGCCTTCCTTGTGATTGAAGGACTCCCTGCATTACAATTCAAAATTATATCAGGTTAGTGAGACCTATGCGGTAAGAGCATGAATGAACAGAGGTGGTAGCGAACATTGTTGAATTGCAGATAAGAAGTACTTTACCTTCCCATTCCTCAGAAACAGATGGGACTGATCATGATGTGCTTCATGTACAGATATATCAAGAACTTCATTACCAATCAGCAGCTGCATCGTTCCATCTTTCCATTTTACAATGCGCGCATTACTTTCACACTGCAACAATGCTCATTTATCATATGCATAGCCACATAGTGCACCGACCACCTGTCACAAACTACTTAAAAGGGCAATGaccaaaaaaaaggaggaagaaaaTGAAACAGACCAAGCATCTTATGGTATgtataataacatatatattcttttgcagGGAATACATAATAACAGTTGGGCAAGTTGGCTATGAGAGAAGACTCGGTGCAAGCATCACTAAAGGCTAGTTCACAACCCTGATTATTGTAAGAAAGTTAAGAAGCTGCCCAGAGCATCTTCAGGGAGGGAAACTTAGAAGATGGCGACATAGCATAACTGAGTCTGTAATGCTAAAGGATTTCAAAATGCTACTTGAAAAACATTCCACTTACAGATGTAGTGCCATTAGCATTCTTAACGGTTCTCCACCGCACAATATTGTCCTCCAGTCGTATCCTTTTTTTAGTCCCAGATTCATCTGTAACAAATACATCCTCCTCCACATATGTTTTAGGATCAAAAGGCTTCGGGTCAATCCCCATAATGTTTGATACCTTGATCACATTCATCTACAAGTTAAGAAATCAGTCAGTAACAAAAAAATCTATGAATAGCTGCAAAAGCACAAAATATTTAAGCACCAATCATTAATATTCCTAGTCAAGCCTATAACATGACAGCAAAGTTCTCTTCAATAATACCATGACATAAAAAAGAAATTTCAACTACTAAAGGGCCAACGTCACATAATAAGTACAAGCATGGAGTTCATAGCAGCACAGGTTCTTTATTTCTGACATTGTACTGCACCAGTCAATTGTGCAGTTCTGCACAACAACATTTACGAACAAGCACAAAATATCAGCAATTAAACAGTAACAGATACAAAGAATGACAAATAAAAATCTGGTGTATATACAGCAACGCAATAAATATCCATCAAAGATAACTGATGTCTGCCAATATATAATCATCTTGTCAGAAAAGATAACAGTGCTGTATGGTCAAAGACTGAAAGATATATGGTTCGAAAGGGGTAGTCAACTCACTCTGTCCGGTTGAGCTGGCGGCTGCTTAAGTGGAACCACCAGGTTCAACGGTGGACCAACTGGTTTCTCTTTTGGTTTCAATTCACGATTTTCATCTGATTCATATCTCATATCTTCATCAGCTACTACATCCTCAGGCTGCAAATCCTTCTCATAGTGACCTTCATCTTCCATAGGTGATCTCTAAAAAAGAAAGGAGGAAATTTTGAGTACCTATTGCATCCAGAAAAAAGTTAGGTGTGAAAGTTGATCAATACTGACTGGAGCACAGATCTATATTCATGCAGGGTACATACAAGAAATGAATAGGGAGAAAGATTAGATTTTTAGATAAATACATAATTAGCAAAGATGCTACCTGCATTAGTAAATTTGTTACATAGTTAAGCATCATATGGTAACTCTGAATTTAAAAGAAGATAAAACACAAAATTCTCTACATATTGAATTACATGAATACTTTTGCTGATATTCAGTTTAAACAACATGCCACCAAGTCATCGTTAGCATACTGTACTTGCTCAGTGCAGAATGTATAAAAAAATGGCTCTGTTTAGAATTTCCGTGAAAATCTTTGCTGGTTTTCTTTAAGCCCGACGAAAGATATTCCTACTTTAAGCCTAGAATGGTAGGTAACTTGAGCATAAAAATCTCACATGGGAATCTTCATCAATTTCATGTTGATCACGATATGGAGCAGGTCCATCTTCATCGCTTTCACCAAATACATCACGGACAACTTCAtgatctctctcctcctcaacTGGCGAGCTGCATAAGATTATGGTTCTTACGAGTTACTACTTACTACAAAGGTAGGGAGGATATACATAGGCAAAGAGTGCATATTGAGTCACTAGCAAAATACTAAGAAACAGTTAATGAAGAAGTGGATagattgttactccctccgtactcgtaaaggaagtcgtttagaacaatgtttaagtcaaaccttgggaatataaatcctgaataactctcaagttgttgagtttaaaaatgtaaaaattatatgaataaatttgtcttgaaaaatactttcataaaagtatacatataccactttttaataaatatttttatagaaataagtcaaagttgtgttttggagaccgtgtcggtgtcctaaacgacttcctttacaagtacggagggagtacgtcgtAATGTCAGATCTAGAAAGCATATAATGCACGGACAATAGATAGGATTCTGATTGTTTTCCCTTAACCTTGGTGTTTTCCTTGTTTGATGAGGTTCCTCATCTTCATGACCTCGGCCAGCATAATAGTCATCTTCAGACCCTTCAGATTCAGAGGCAACAACTCCTCTTCTTCCGCTAGCTACTGGCCACTGCTGATAGCCTCCGTCTTCACTATCCATGCCTGCTGCATCATTTTGCATCACCCGGTCACTAAATTCTCTTTCTGGGGAGCTCTGGACCTTTTCCCCATCACTTTCTCcttgatcaagatcagcttgaTGAGCTTCAGCTTCGCTTTCTTCTTCCATCCCAACTTGCCCCTCACTTTCACCTTCTCCTTCCGCTTCACCTTCCCCTCCATTATCAGCCTCACCTTCCACTTCTTCCTGTACAAGCAAATCAATAAGCAAGCATCACATCAGATAGCTGCAGCGGAAGTATACAGAATGCATCAATGAAGAACTGGGGCACAAGAAGAGCCTACGAGAGCTAAACTCTGTGGCAAGATCAGCAAGGAATGACGGTTCGATTTTTACACCGTGATAGGTCCAGTATGTCTCCAAATCACTTGCTACAGCTGGGCACTGAAAAAAACTAGCATTACACACAGAGGATTTACACTTGAGACTGACAGACTTGCGCGCAAAGTGTGAGGAAACAAAATGATGGAATTCTGAAATGCCAGTGGTGTTCAAGAGGCAATGCTCCATATCACGTCACCTAAAATTACAATAGTTTTGGTCCAAAAAAGTACAATATTCTACTAGCAAAGCTTATTATCAAGATGTTCCTTTCAGAATTTTCGAACAGATGATTGGGGATCAGCGAAGCAGAAATGTACTGGTTCATCAAACTGCAGTATCCCAATGGCGAGATTTATTCCAGCCGAACAAACCTAAGCCCTAGCCCCAGGACGGGGGGACAGGAAGCAGGGGAGGGGAGATTTGAGATTTTTACCGAGTGGTAGCCGGAGCGGGCATGGCCTTCGCTACGgacgtcgtcttcgtcgtcgtcgtcgtccaccacCTGGTGGCgaagcagctgctgctgctgcggatgCGGGTGGTCGtcctcgtcgacgacctcgacgGCCTCGTCGTCATCCTCTTCGTCCTCCGACTGGTCGCCGAAGAGGTTCTGCATCATCTGGTTCCTCGTCTCCTCCTCGACATCCCTCTCCCTGTCGCCGccagccatcgccgccgccgccgcctctcctctccAATTCTTCTTCAATTGGGGATTTCTTTCGAAAATGCTGTCAAAAGTGCGGCCGATGGAAGCCGAAAAAATGGGGCGCCTCGctcgctctccttctcctcctccgtagccgtagccgccgccgccggccgctggcCGAGTAGGAGGCCGGAGCTCGGCGCGACGACGACAGGACGCGCTGCCGCAAGGAGGttcgccaccgctgccgctcccGGGATGAGCGCGTCGTCGTACTACCGCCCGCGCCACGCCGCGGCGCTGGACGGAGCGGCGGCCGTGCGGCCTTTGGGGCGCCCcgcgtcgggcggcggcggcgacgagtcGCGAGCCGTGCCGGCAGCGAGAGCGAGATGCTCGCCGGGAAGAGTGGTGGATGGGTGCCCTTGTGTTGGATTGAAATGTTGTGCTAACAGGGGGTTTTTGATTGATATAGATTTGTTGGTGTTTCCTTAGGGTGAAATTCCATGTTCCATAACGTGTTTCAGTATAAATTAAAACATTCTCCATCTACTAGgtgtaacatttttttttctaactaacGAAACAGCGCTCAATTTTGACAAATAAATCGGACGCCCAATTTGTAAgggttccatttttttttatttttcctttctcttcttCAGGTTACTATCGGGCCAAGCGCATTCgtgtttaaaaaagtttttttagaaaaaacaaaatcaaattttttaaaaaaaatacaatataaatgCATACACTCATATAAACATACGCGCACATGCAAGTACCCGAGTGGATAGGTTACACAGCAAGAACCTATTTAggtggtggtgtttggatccagggactaaactttagtccctgtcatatcggatgaatttggagtattaaacatagactacttataaaactaattacatataaataagagctaattcacatgacaatttttttaaaaacctaattaatccataattagcgcatgtttactgtagcatcacataggctaatcatggattaattaggctcaatagattcgtctcgcaaattagtccagggttatagaataggttttattaatagtctacgtttaatatttataattaatgtccaaacatccaatcttttagtcccatctaaaagTTGAGCAGCACTCATCTCACGAAATAAAGTTTTTCTAAATGTGAtgttaaaaaatcatatttcaaCACTTGAATTATTATATTTGGTCTAGATAAATTACATATATGCATGCCTGCATTAGTGAAAACTCATGTCAAAAGAAACATATTTTTCCTAGGCGAATGTTTTGTGATGCAGCAATATGTATGGATAATATTTGCTTATGTATCTTGGCTCGATTTCACAGAACAACAAAACACCCATC
The window above is part of the Oryza sativa Japonica Group chromosome 7, ASM3414082v1 genome. Proteins encoded here:
- the LOC4342220 gene encoding protein LEO1 homolog; translation: MAGGDRERDVEEETRNQMMQNLFGDQSEDEEDDDEAVEVVDEDDHPHPQQQQLLRHQVVDDDDDEDDVRSEGHARSGYHSEEVEGEADNGGEGEAEGEGESEGQVGMEEESEAEAHQADLDQGESDGEKVQSSPEREFSDRVMQNDAAGMDSEDGGYQQWPVASGRRGVVASESEGSEDDYYAGRGHEDEEPHQTRKTPSSPVEEERDHEVVRDVFGESDEDGPAPYRDQHEIDEDSHRSPMEDEGHYEKDLQPEDVVADEDMRYESDENRELKPKEKPVGPPLNLVVPLKQPPAQPDRMNVIKVSNIMGIDPKPFDPKTYVEEDVFVTDESGTKKRIRLEDNIVRWRTVKNANGTTSCESNARIVKWKDGTMQLLIGNEVLDISVHEAHHDQSHLFLRNGKGVLQSQGRLLRKMRFMPSSLSSKSHRLLTALVDSQNKKTVKMQKWIESKDPEKVKQEKERALGQNIRAHSILQRKKEKVSRKYTQPARQRRQLSPGFLEDALDEDEEPDHQYGSRRMPARSRFEDELEAEALAERRIVSAKKSSMGRNIPRKPSFPARPPRRQANEYSESEREESEYETEGEDIEHSPTQGREDELDEEDEYEEDVEEEAAMSDEEIEEPKRRRESGGGSASQRRKEIDSDDDSPPRKQQAVHRRKAVVFDSDDE